The following coding sequences lie in one Streptomyces venezuelae genomic window:
- a CDS encoding SDR family oxidoreductase has translation MTDTSGRQGPQDPTSKGPRPDFPQQDQEVPGWTGPMDPPPDHGEDSYRGSGLLRDRIALITGGDSGIGRAVAIAMAREEADVVFTHLPAEAGEAQETARWIEEAGRRAIAVPCDIREEEQCRRLVERAVTEFGRIDVLVNNAAYQMSQPKGITDISTEQFDRVVRTNLYGMFWLCKMAVPHMQRGASIINTTSVQAYKPSPHLLDYAMTKGAIVTFTQGLAQMLVEDGIRVNAVAPGPVWTPLIPATLPDTTEFGKQAPLGRPAQPAEMAPAYVFLASEHASFITAEIMNATGGTPLP, from the coding sequence ATGACGGACACTTCCGGCCGGCAGGGCCCGCAGGACCCCACCTCCAAGGGGCCGCGCCCGGACTTTCCCCAGCAGGACCAGGAGGTGCCGGGGTGGACCGGGCCGATGGACCCGCCGCCCGACCACGGGGAGGACTCCTACCGCGGCTCCGGACTGCTGCGCGACCGGATCGCGCTGATCACCGGGGGTGATTCGGGCATCGGGCGGGCGGTGGCCATCGCGATGGCCCGCGAGGAGGCCGACGTCGTGTTCACCCATCTGCCCGCCGAGGCCGGCGAGGCGCAGGAGACCGCCCGCTGGATCGAGGAGGCCGGGCGGCGGGCTATTGCGGTGCCCTGCGACATCCGCGAGGAGGAACAGTGCCGGCGGCTCGTGGAGCGCGCGGTCACCGAGTTCGGGCGGATCGACGTGCTGGTCAACAACGCCGCGTACCAGATGTCGCAGCCCAAGGGCATCACGGACATCTCCACCGAGCAGTTCGACCGGGTGGTGCGCACCAACCTGTACGGCATGTTCTGGCTGTGCAAGATGGCCGTGCCGCACATGCAACGCGGCGCCTCGATCATCAACACCACTTCGGTGCAGGCCTACAAGCCCAGTCCGCACCTGCTGGACTACGCCATGACCAAGGGCGCCATCGTGACGTTCACCCAGGGTCTGGCGCAGATGCTGGTCGAGGACGGGATCCGCGTCAACGCGGTGGCGCCGGGGCCGGTGTGGACGCCGCTGATCCCCGCGACGCTGCCGGACACCACGGAGTTCGGCAAGCAGGCGCCGCTGGGCCGGCCCGCGCAGCCCGCGGAGATGGCCCCGGCCTACGTCTTCCTCGCCTCGGAGCACGCGAGTTTCATCACCGCCGAGATCATGAACGCCACCGGCGGCACCCCGCTGCCCTGA
- a CDS encoding multicopper oxidase family protein: protein MVTRRRLLGTGLAAAGVGLTGASFTPLLGVDRAKASPAPAAAAIPELFTVPMPQMPVLRPTVRTATTDYYDVTTRRVRKEILPGIQTDLITYDGNFPGATLKARSGRTVVVRQHNELDVATSSHLHGASVTQANDGDPMDTLAPGGVRAYTYPNKQPHASLWYHDHAHHMESENVYRGLHGSYLLTDAIEDKLPLPKGEYDVVIAIRDAHFDAAGQLVYVMDDQQRSTLLVNGAPYPFFQVAARKYRLRFANMSNQRFLGLRLADGSEIVQIGSDGGLLPRPHTTDSLTLSPGERIDVVVDFSRYKVGDKVVLENTIIFAGSAEQVGQVMRFDVVRTAADSSAVPAVLRSLPALPTPTNERTVVLKMEEGVAHPKGFVDGKTYDPARVDASIRFGASEVWTVTNANARVPHNFHMHLVQFRVLERGGKPPAPGESGLKDTVIVAAGETVKLQATFDSYRGSYVYHCHMLDHSAMGMMATMKIS, encoded by the coding sequence ATGGTCACCCGACGCCGTCTGCTCGGCACCGGACTCGCCGCCGCGGGCGTAGGGCTCACCGGGGCGTCGTTCACCCCCCTGCTCGGCGTGGACCGCGCCAAGGCCAGCCCGGCCCCGGCCGCCGCGGCGATACCCGAGCTGTTCACCGTACCCATGCCGCAGATGCCGGTCCTCAGACCCACCGTGCGCACCGCGACCACCGATTACTACGACGTCACCACGCGCCGGGTGCGCAAGGAGATCCTGCCGGGCATCCAGACCGATCTGATCACCTACGACGGGAACTTCCCCGGCGCGACCCTCAAGGCCCGCTCGGGGCGCACCGTCGTCGTGCGCCAGCACAACGAGCTGGACGTGGCCACCTCCTCGCACCTGCACGGCGCCTCGGTCACCCAGGCCAACGACGGTGACCCGATGGACACCCTGGCCCCGGGCGGGGTGCGCGCCTACACCTATCCCAACAAGCAGCCGCACGCCTCGCTGTGGTACCACGACCACGCCCACCACATGGAGTCGGAGAACGTCTACCGCGGGCTGCACGGCAGTTACCTGCTGACCGACGCCATCGAGGACAAACTGCCGCTGCCCAAGGGCGAGTACGACGTGGTGATCGCGATCCGCGACGCGCACTTCGACGCGGCGGGGCAGCTCGTGTACGTCATGGACGACCAGCAGCGCTCCACGCTGCTGGTCAACGGCGCGCCCTACCCCTTCTTCCAGGTCGCCGCCCGCAAGTACCGGCTGCGCTTCGCCAACATGTCCAACCAGCGTTTTCTGGGGCTGCGGCTGGCCGACGGCAGCGAGATCGTCCAGATCGGCTCGGACGGCGGGCTGCTGCCGCGCCCGCACACCACCGACTCCCTCACCCTCTCCCCCGGCGAGCGCATCGACGTCGTCGTGGACTTCTCCCGCTACAAGGTGGGCGACAAGGTGGTGCTGGAGAACACCATCATCTTCGCCGGCAGCGCCGAGCAGGTCGGCCAGGTGATGCGGTTCGACGTGGTGCGCACGGCCGCCGACAGCAGTGCGGTGCCCGCGGTGCTGCGCTCGCTGCCGGCGCTGCCCACGCCGACCAACGAGCGGACCGTCGTGCTGAAGATGGAGGAGGGGGTGGCGCACCCCAAGGGCTTCGTGGACGGCAAGACGTACGACCCGGCGCGGGTGGACGCCAGCATCCGGTTCGGGGCCAGCGAGGTGTGGACGGTCACCAACGCCAATGCGCGGGTGCCGCACAACTTCCATATGCACCTGGTGCAGTTCCGGGTCCTGGAGCGGGGCGGCAAGCCGCCGGCGCCGGGCGAGTCGGGCCTGAAGGACACCGTCATCGTGGCGGCCGGTGAGACGGTCAAGCTGCAGGCGACCTTCGACTCCTACCGGGGTTCCTACGTCTACCACTGCCACATGCTGGACCACTCGGCGATGGGCATGATGGCGACCATGAAGATCAGCTGA
- a CDS encoding bacterioferritin — MAEFLTDIKTIRERARRQIEKGPVTDAYGADLQRVLLVLNEALATEIVCTLRYKRHYYTVSGLYSEPVAAEFLEHAQEEQEHADKLAQRIVQLGGEPDFNPDTLTSRSHAEYDDSTDLIEMIKEDLVAERVAVAAYTEIAQWLGEGDPTTRRVFEDLLAQEEEHADDLRGLLERIPGDHRA, encoded by the coding sequence ATGGCCGAGTTCCTGACCGACATCAAGACCATCCGCGAGCGGGCCCGCCGGCAGATCGAGAAGGGCCCGGTCACCGACGCCTACGGCGCGGACCTGCAGCGCGTCCTCCTCGTCCTCAACGAGGCCCTCGCCACCGAGATCGTCTGCACCCTGCGCTACAAGCGGCACTACTACACGGTCTCGGGCCTGTACTCCGAGCCGGTGGCCGCGGAGTTCCTCGAACACGCCCAGGAGGAGCAGGAGCACGCCGACAAACTGGCCCAGCGCATCGTCCAGCTGGGCGGCGAGCCGGACTTCAACCCCGACACGCTCACCTCCCGCTCCCACGCGGAGTACGACGACAGCACCGACCTGATCGAAATGATCAAGGAGGACCTGGTGGCCGAACGCGTCGCCGTCGCCGCCTACACCGAGATCGCCCAGTGGCTGGGGGAGGGCGACCCCACCACCCGCCGCGTCTTCGAGGACCTGCTCGCCCAGGAGGAGGAGCACGCCGACGACCTGCGCGGCCTGCTCGAGCGCATCCCGGGCGACCACCGGGCCTGA
- a CDS encoding carboxymuconolactone decarboxylase family protein translates to MDARLNLFDNPVSAAFLKYLAAAGKAAANSALPASTQELVRLRASQINGCGFCIDMHTKEAAHAGESQVRLHLVAAWREATVFTEAERAALELTEQGTRLADAAGGVSEAAWANAARHYDEDQLAALLATIALINAFNRLNVMSQQPAGHYRVGQFT, encoded by the coding sequence ATGGACGCCCGCTTGAACCTCTTCGACAACCCCGTCTCGGCCGCCTTCTTGAAGTACCTGGCCGCGGCGGGCAAGGCGGCAGCCAACTCCGCGCTGCCCGCGTCGACGCAGGAACTGGTCAGGCTGCGCGCCAGCCAGATCAACGGCTGCGGCTTCTGCATCGACATGCACACCAAGGAGGCCGCCCACGCCGGGGAGAGCCAGGTGCGCCTCCACCTGGTCGCCGCCTGGCGCGAGGCGACGGTCTTCACCGAGGCCGAACGCGCCGCCCTGGAACTGACCGAGCAGGGCACCCGCCTGGCCGACGCGGCCGGCGGGGTCAGCGAGGCGGCCTGGGCGAACGCCGCCCGCCACTACGACGAGGACCAGCTGGCCGCCCTGCTGGCCACCATCGCCCTGATCAACGCCTTCAACCGGCTCAACGTCATGTCCCAGCAGCCCGCCGGCCACTACCGGGTCGGCCAGTTCACCTGA
- a CDS encoding PP2C family protein-serine/threonine phosphatase produces MPTSEPPGGLEEFLADPDNAVLDLATAVARCATALGVPQAVVYLADLQQCRLIPLNDDAAAADVDNSLAGWAYRTLSLRVQESPAGGMTAWLPLLDGAERLGVVAVHTPFLDPALLRRSRALAALLAMMITSKRAYKDNVIQRTRSEPMQLPAEMLRAFLPPRTIGNTHVVSTAVLEPAYEIGGDAFDHCLTPTALHATIVDAMGHNLLSGLTTAVALAACRNGRRTGAELPELLEAVDAAIGLWLPDQFCTGVLLRLDLASGVLRWSNCGHPPPLLIRDSRLVEGALEREADPPMGFSAFLRSGTDRQVHETTLEPGDRVLLYTDGLTEARLADGTELGLERFADSVIRASTGGEVAAETLRRLIHSVLDAQTERLRDDATILMIEWHPPGREPRPAHR; encoded by the coding sequence GTGCCGACATCGGAGCCGCCCGGCGGACTCGAGGAGTTCCTCGCGGACCCGGACAACGCCGTACTGGACCTGGCCACCGCCGTCGCCCGGTGCGCCACCGCCCTGGGCGTGCCCCAGGCCGTGGTCTACCTCGCCGACCTGCAGCAGTGCCGCCTGATCCCGCTCAACGACGACGCGGCCGCCGCCGACGTGGACAACTCGCTGGCCGGCTGGGCCTACCGCACCCTGTCCCTGCGCGTGCAGGAATCACCCGCCGGCGGCATGACCGCCTGGCTGCCCCTGCTGGACGGCGCCGAACGCCTGGGCGTGGTCGCCGTCCACACCCCCTTCCTGGACCCCGCGCTGCTGCGCCGCAGCCGGGCCCTGGCCGCCCTCCTCGCGATGATGATCACCTCCAAGCGCGCCTACAAGGACAACGTCATCCAGCGCACCCGCTCCGAACCCATGCAGCTGCCCGCCGAGATGCTGCGCGCCTTCCTGCCGCCGCGCACCATCGGCAACACCCACGTGGTCTCCACCGCCGTGCTGGAACCCGCCTACGAGATCGGCGGCGACGCCTTCGACCACTGCCTCACCCCAACGGCCCTGCACGCCACGATCGTCGACGCGATGGGCCACAACCTGCTCTCCGGCCTGACCACCGCGGTCGCCCTGGCCGCCTGCCGCAACGGCCGGCGCACCGGCGCCGAACTGCCCGAACTCCTGGAGGCCGTGGACGCGGCCATCGGCCTGTGGCTGCCCGACCAGTTCTGCACCGGCGTCCTGCTGCGCCTGGACCTGGCCAGCGGGGTGCTGCGCTGGAGCAACTGCGGCCACCCCCCGCCCCTGCTCATCCGCGACAGCCGGCTCGTCGAGGGCGCCCTGGAACGCGAGGCCGACCCGCCCATGGGCTTCTCCGCCTTCCTGCGCAGCGGCACCGACCGCCAGGTCCACGAGACGACCCTGGAACCCGGCGACCGCGTGCTGCTCTACACCGACGGCCTGACCGAGGCCCGGCTGGCCGACGGCACCGAACTCGGCCTCGAGCGCTTCGCCGACTCCGTCATCCGCGCCTCCACCGGCGGCGAGGTCGCCGCCGAGACGCTGCGCCGGCTCATCCACTCCGTGCTGGACGCGCAGACCGAGCGGCTGCGCGACGACGCCACCATCTTGATGATCGAGTGGCATCCGCCCGGCCGGGAGCCCCGGCCCGCGCACCGCTGA
- a CDS encoding helix-turn-helix domain-containing protein, giving the protein MDNKAALRQLLRWKRSRLEPASVGLRPRTGRGRRAPGLSQAQVAQLLYVSERTYAQLERGEMPSPAAGFLDRVCEVLRLEEDERTALYVYALGHEPPRPRDPLAGQDIHGAWHEAVASVARPCYVNDVAWNVLACNEAFTATFPRAPGARPALPERNLMRYMLLRESAREHHLLDWERQWARPLAAQLRKAVALYPGNADLRELDKEVEADPVAGPLYRSDPVTYVQPGGATRPVRFPWPAPPGPPERAERCCPDHLPSRAGLVTMCAAVPLGSPGARFFILVFEPAPAAGGTRP; this is encoded by the coding sequence GTGGACAATAAGGCCGCCCTGCGGCAGCTGCTGCGCTGGAAGCGGAGCCGGCTGGAGCCCGCCTCGGTGGGCCTGCGCCCGCGCACCGGCCGCGGCCGCCGCGCCCCGGGGCTCTCCCAGGCGCAGGTCGCCCAGCTCCTGTACGTCTCCGAGCGCACCTACGCCCAGCTGGAGCGGGGCGAGATGCCCTCCCCCGCCGCCGGCTTCCTGGACCGGGTCTGCGAGGTGCTGCGCCTGGAGGAGGACGAGCGCACCGCGCTGTACGTGTATGCGCTGGGGCACGAGCCGCCCCGGCCGCGGGACCCGCTGGCCGGGCAGGACATCCACGGCGCCTGGCACGAGGCGGTGGCCAGTGTGGCCCGGCCCTGTTACGTCAACGACGTCGCCTGGAACGTACTGGCCTGCAACGAGGCGTTCACCGCCACGTTCCCGCGCGCGCCGGGGGCCCGGCCCGCGCTGCCCGAGCGCAACCTGATGCGCTACATGCTGCTGCGGGAGAGCGCGCGCGAGCACCACCTGCTGGACTGGGAGCGGCAGTGGGCCCGGCCGCTGGCCGCGCAGCTGCGCAAGGCCGTGGCGCTGTATCCGGGCAACGCCGATCTGCGGGAGCTGGACAAGGAGGTGGAGGCCGACCCGGTGGCCGGGCCCCTCTACCGCTCGGACCCGGTGACCTACGTCCAGCCCGGCGGGGCGACCCGGCCGGTGCGCTTTCCCTGGCCCGCTCCGCCGGGCCCGCCCGAGCGCGCCGAGCGGTGCTGCCCGGACCATCTGCCCTCCCGGGCCGGGCTGGTGACCATGTGCGCGGCGGTGCCGCTGGGCTCGCCCGGCGCCCGCTTCTTCATCCTGGTCTTCGAGCCCGCACCGGCGGCCGGGGGCACGCGGCCCTGA